agcagttTGGACCCGTGTTTTCTGACTTGATAGATCAGTCGAACGCCTAggggcttttgggcccatatcttattTCTCTTTATTctactatatttattttttaatttttattttcttttgctgtctttttttttttttttttaaatatctttatttggtttttttctttttgtttttccccttattccgcttattccgcctcctcctctcctttgggtatatatcttttcttctttgctctccttttctttttttttttttttttttgttccttttgtttttcttttcttttaccttgtcccccttccccctttttttttttttttttttaatatagtgtcTTCTtagttctgtttttctgtttttcttctcctttttttttttttttgtctcctcccccttttttttttttttttttttttgtgtccactcttctttatactctttcttctctttttttttttttttttttttttccccccttttcttcTCCACTTTATACTTTAAACTCTATAGTTTCAGTTTGTTATACTCATATGCAACTTGGCAATCTCCAGTCAAGATTAACTGGGATCAGCAGACATGTAAGATTAGTCACTATAACATCAAAAAAGGAGGCATAACGAAACGGAGAAAGAAACTTATCGTCTTCTCCTACAAACCATcaggtatggggaacacagaggtTACTCACTGACACCCAAGGGGGGGGTAGCAGATTTACAGGAACCGGAGGCACATTCCACCAGGGTAAGGGAGAAGAAGCTCCAGACAGCAGACTGCACACACCGACACGGAGGGCAAGACCGGAGGGAGGAACAGCAGGAGCAGCAAACCCGGGAACGGCAGGATCGGGAAAGAGCCGGAGGCAGCCCCCACATCCGAACCCAGCAAACGATATCTGCAGCGTGAGGATAACGAAACCAGGGGTCACCAGCGCTAATCGGATGGTCAGACGGTCACAGAGAGGGTGCAGGGAGGATTCAACACGAAGACGCCAACATAATCAAAGCAGCGAGGTAGCGGCGTGGTAGCTGAGCAGCAGGGAAAGCCGGGGgcgcgacgtccactacgtcgtcacgtcatcacgtcatcggGAAGGGTGGAGCAGACCCTTGGACTTGGCTGGAccagatgggccagatggctggattggtaaagggcagagagctccagtccgactcagacgccagcaaggtggagatggagtactggtttgggctggtatcatcaaaaatgagcttgtggggcctttttgggttaaggatggagtcaagctcaactcccagtcctactgccagtttctggaagacaccttcttcaagcagtggtacaggaagaagtctgcaaggtaagaaaaacatgattttcatgcaggacaatgctccatcacacgcgtccaagtactccacaacgtggctggcaagaaagggtataaaagaagaaaatctaatgacatgtcctccttgttcacctgatctgaaccccattgagaacctgtggtccatcataaaatgtgagatttacaaggagggaaaacagtacacctctctgaacagtgtctgggaggctgtggttgctgctgcacgcaatgttgatggtgaacagatcaaaacactgacagaatccatggatggcaggcttttgagtgtccttgaaaagaaaggtggctaattggtcactgatttgttttttttgttttgtttttgaatgtcagaaatgtatatttgtgaatgttgagatgtcatattggtttcactggtaaaaataaataattgaaatgggtatatatttgttttttgttaagttgcctaataattatgtacagtaatagtcacctgcacacacagatatccccctaaaaatagctaaaactaaaaacaaactaaaaactacttccaaaagtattcagctttgatattaatgagtttttggggttcattgagaacatggttgttgttcaataataaaattaatcctcaaaaatacaacttgcctaataattctgcactccctgtatttcgaagatggggggggggggacgacaaaAGATAAAAAGTATCATCATTGTACTGGGCACAGAATTTCATGTGTGCAAAGAAATAATAAATGAGAATTTATCTATTCATCGACATCAAACCAATAACGATGTGAGCGACAAGCTCGGCCGCCTCTTAGGCAGTTGTGGTTCTAGTCGCAAAgaccaaaaaatgaaataaaaatgaaaaaaaaaaaaaaaacctgcagtgACCGAGTGTTTGACAACTAGACACAAATATGGCCTATGTGGAAGGAGAAGTAATATATCTCAAGCATGCACGCCGGTAGGACACACATACCGGGATGTCCTCtcagacttacaatggaaaaTAGCTGCCACCGATTTCATCCGATGCTATATAATAGCGGACCCCAATGGAGGATTTGTAAGCCAGTAGAAGTTCATTGCTTGTGTGTCACATGACGGCGCACCTCATACTACAAGATATTAGATATACCGATATATAGAACAACCACATTTCATTTATTTTCCAGAATTTATATTCCTATGCCGTACAGAGATGTCCAGGGCAGAGAGCCCCCCCCCTACCAGCAAGTAATAGTCCTCTACTGGGACGGCCAAAATGGCCACTATAGGGGTTGTCACGTTGTGTAATGGAAACAAGGGGACGACACGGAGTAACTAAGCATCTTTAGCATTCAGTAGTATGGGAGAGCTGTAGGATAACCCCTAATACAGCTgaataagggtaggttcacacctcaTTTTAACCGATGCAGGGGTTCACTGGATCAGGCCTAGCCAAATACTGCCATTCAACGCCAGACCCCATTGGCTTTAATGGGATCTATCTGCTTTCTGGCATGAGTCCCAGatgtgccaacccctttaagaagggaACCTCCTCTAGCAAATGGCGGATTTCACAGCCAAAATACATCACGATGTAAAACACTCCAAAAAGacataataaagaaaaaatacaaactGGAAAAATAACATCAACATAAAGCTGTAGTTTGGAATAGACTTTTACAAGACATACGGGCAACTGCTCAAACAGCAATCCCCTAATATGGTCTAATACCAGAAAAAGCTTAGTTTAGGAACGGGGGTGAAGGGGGGTATTATATCGATATCCAAACTGCACAAAGTCAGCGGCTGCCCCCTTCACACTACAGAAGTAGCCGTTGGTCAAAtctcaggtttcttgatgcaagTAGTAGTATAATACAGTTAAAGTCTGAGGACACATCTGAAGCCGGGGCTTCCCGAGCGTCACAATGGACGACGCTCAGCGTTGGGAAGTGCACCATTCGCTGCTCGATAGGATCCAATGGATGCAGCAATATCGGTCTTGGCAGAACGGGATTCATTACAGATCGGGGGCCAAAGGGTATAAATCAATACTAAGAATCCCAAACCCCTTGTGCAGACTACGAGTGGACACCACCAATACATTCCCAATTTCATTACGGTGCCATATTTGAAGACATTTGATGTACGTGAAAAGAAatgcaaataaaattaaaaaaaatgctgaaaaaaaaaaaagcgtttttCAAATGGATTCAGAAATGTGAAAATTAATGCTAATAATCAGCCAGGAGGTCGCCGGCAGCAGCACCAAGTACTTGGAATTTCTTACGTGGCACGGCAACACCTCCGCTTTTCTGCAAAACTGATCCTAATGGAAGCGTAAATGActctgtgtaaaaaataaaaaataatatatatataaaatacacgtATTTGGGTGTTTTTTCAAGTTTCCCCAACCTGCTTTCTTCACCTTGTGATACCTGTCGTACGAAGGTCAAACTGCAGACAAGTATTGCGGGTAATAACGCGTCAGTGACGACGCGCCAAGTGCAGATCTGTATAATGGCGAGCATGGACGTGTCAAGGAGGTTTAAATAACATATAGGGGAGGGGATATAGaggggaaaagaaaaatgctgtcTGATAACTCACTGATAAGGGGGGAAAGGAAAGGCGGCGTTGGACAAACAAAAACATTAGGCAGAAGTCCTTAAAGGAGTTGACCAGGGCCTATTTACGGGCGAAGGAGGGCCTGACGTGGATAAGCTTGGTACAGGCTGCTGGTTTTATTGCTTGTGTTTGCTTAACTCGCTTCCATCCGTAGCTTCTTTCTGCTTTGGGGTTCCTCGGGTTCGGACTCGGAGCTTGAGTCGGATCCTCCGTCAAAGGCGGATATGGTGCTGCCATTGGGATTGGTGTAAAGGCTGCTGTCAGATGAGGAGTAGTTCGACTGAAGGCGAGAATTGGATTTCGCTTTCTCCAGTGCACGGACTGTAAAGACAGATCAGACGGTGAGTAATGGACCTCTGAAACCTTAGGGCAAATATTCAAAAATGTGGATTGGTGAAACAAAACAGAAACCCAAAaacctgccccccctccccaaaccGCCAACAGGTTTACAATGATAATCGTCTTTCTTCTGTCGGTATCTGAATAACGTAGAACAAGAATTTCCATTCAAGCTTCCAGATGCTAGTGAAGTAGTCATGAGGACAGAGACGCTCTCCTGAGGAGTCACGCTGGCTGAACTCCTTCTTCTAGCTTGATTAAAATGCCATGACGTTAAAAAACCTCCTAAAGTGGCATTCAGTACATGCGCAGTGAAGCGGCCACATCTTTGGGGATGTGTCAAATGTGGTTTTAGAGGACTTGTGATGGTGTACCCGTCTGTAGGATGTTAATCAGGTCAGGAGAAGGACCGGCCAGCATGACTCCTTGGGAGAGCAGCTCCACCCCCATGACTCCTCACTGGCATCTTTTTCCTAATTATGGAGAAGAAAGAAGATTATGATGATAGATAACAGGTTGGTGGTGGTTTGGGTGGGAGCTATagtctgatgacaggttcccttttagagGAGAAGTTAGCTATTTCCTcctttgtgttgatgtcactactACGGTGACGTATCACATCTGTCTCCACAGGCATTGACTAAATTCAGTCACTGGACAGTAAGAAGGATGGGACAGATTCCAAAGAAGACTATGAGTGGGGAGACCCTCTAAGCGACCGGATCTAAGACAAACGCAGCTCCTGGACAGCCAATATGGCTACAAATCGAATATGGGAGATCTTTACTCCTCATCCCAGAAATTTAAGGCCTGGGCCTACAAGCTTACAAGACACACGTTTCACACAGTTCCTGCAGATAAGGATTTAGGAGCAAAGTCAAGTTCAAATTTCAGGAGGTTGGTagatttttaaagggattgtcccatttcAGCAaactgcatttatcatgtagagaaagtgaatacaaggcacttactaatgtattgtgattgtccatgttgcctcctttgctggtttgaatCATTtatccatcgcattatacacttttCATTTCCACAGTtacaaccaccctacaatccagcaaaggtggtcgtgcttgcacaatgcaGGAAAAAGTGCTGTTCTATGTGCTCTCACACGGTACCAGCCACCAGAGATGTCAGCGCTATTTCCTATAGTaatcacggccaccactgctggactgcaAGGTGGACGTAACCATGGAACCAAGaagggtataatgtgatgggaaaatgaataaagccagcatCATTATTTGtcttcagttaaaggggttgtccgggttcagagctgaacccggacatacccttattttcaccccggcagccctcctgagcctggcatcggagcatctcatgctccgatgcgctccagtgccctgcgctagatcgcgcagggcacaggctcttgtgttttcaataacacactgccgggcggtaacttccgcccagcagtgtgttcggtgacgtcaccggctctgaggggcgggctttagctctgccgtagccgttttactggctagggcagagccaaatcccgcccatcagtgccggtgacgtcaccgggctgcctgtcagccccatagagagcccggtatgtcaccggaactcagaaaaatgcctttgccctgcgcgatttagcgcagggcaaaggagagcctcggagcatgaactgctccgatgctcatgtcaggggggctgccggggtgaaaatggagggatgtccaggttcagctctgaacctggacaacccctttaatgaaatgtTGTCACTAGACTAATAGTTGGTGGccctgtcccaaaa
This region of Bufo gargarizans isolate SCDJY-AF-19 chromosome 11, ASM1485885v1, whole genome shotgun sequence genomic DNA includes:
- the LOC122921958 gene encoding protein max-like; translation: MRRKNHTHQQDIDDLKRQNSLLEQQVRALEKAKSNSRLQSNYSSSDSSLYTNPNGSTISAFDGGSDSSSESEPEEPQSRKKLRMEAS